Below is a genomic region from Oligoflexia bacterium.
CTAGGGGCCCTTGGTAGTATTTTAGGAATAGCTCTAGGTTTAAGTGTGTGTTTAGTAATTGCAAAGACCAATTTCATTTATGTGCCAGCTGCAGTTTATCATTTGAACCGTCTGCCGGTTGAGGTTCGTATGATTGATATTATTATGATTTTAGCGAGTTCATTTTTGTTATGCTTTCTTTCGACCCTAGCTCCAGCTATAAAAGGTGCAAAGCTTCATCCTGTTGAGGGATTAAAATATGACTCGTGATAATAACATTCTCATTTCAGCTCGTGGAATAAAGAAGACCTATACTTCTGAACCTGACCCAAGTTTACCCAAGAACGCTATTACAAAAATTGATGTTCTTAGAGGCCTTGATTTAGATATCTACATTGGAGAAGCGGTTTGTATTATGGGTAGTAGTGGTGCTGGAAAATCAACACTTCTTCATTTATTGGGAGCCCTTGATCGTCCGTCGTCAGGTACAGTTCATTTTAGACAGCGAGATATTTTTGCTTTGAATGATGATCAACTCAGCGTATTTCGAAACAAAACCATGGGATTTGTTTTTCAATTTCATCATCTACTCTCTGAATTCACAGCCCTTGAAAATGTCATGATGCCTGCTCTTATTGGGGGAATCAGTTTTCGTGAAGCCCGTGGATCTGCAGAGCAGTTACTTAAAGAATTAGGTCTTCAGGATCGACTTCACCACAGACCCGCCACTATGAGTGGTGGTGAGCAGCAAAGAGTTGCCATAGCCCGTGCCCTTGTTCGACAACCTGCTGTGGTTTTTGCAGATGAACCCACGGGAAATCTAGATCAAAAAAACGGCCAACAAGTACAAAATCTACTATTTGAACTCCAAAAACGTCGTGGCTTAACTCTAGTGACTGTCACTCACGATTTTGAGTTTGCACGAAAATTTCCAAAACTTAAAACAATGCGTGACGGGCAATGGCACTAACGGTTATGACGCGGCACTTCTAAATCGCGAAGGTTTTTGAATTCATTGGTTTTTTAAGTATTCCTCTTTTGACAAACAGAATAAGAGCTGTTAGCATGTGTTGTTTTTGTGTAAATATATGAAATCACTGGGGTTTTAACAAAATTGAAGATTCGTAAAAGAATTTTTTTGCTGAGCATTTTTATGTGGGCAATGCACTTGGCATTACCTGCGACTAATTTACTTGCTGCTCCTCAAAAAAAATCAAAATCTAAAACTGTAGAAGCGCTCCCTAAAAAAACTCTCATGCGAAACCCAAGACCTGTTGAAAGTAGCCCTGGGCGTGCTGTTGTTGTTTCGGGAACTGTTTCAAAAATCAGTGTTACTGGTACTAAAAAAATCGAACCTGATGCTATTCGCGCAAAACTGAAATCAAAAGTTGGCGAACCCATCACTTCCGAGAGTTTACGTGCTGATGTTCAAAGTATTTATGACATGGGTTATTTCTATAACGTTGAAGTTGATAAACAATCTGTTGGCGGTGGAGTTGAACTCACTTATAAAATAACTGAAAAACCATCAGTTGTTGAAATCATTTATAAGGGCAATGATCGTGTCGATAAAGATGATCTTCAAGAAGCGGCGTCATTAAAGCAATATACTATCCTTGATCAAAATAAGATTCGTGAAGCTGTTGATAAGATGAGTAAGCTTTACGAAGACAAAGGTTTTTTTCTAGCGCGCATTCAATCAAAAGTTGAAGATGTAAAGCCTGGAGAAGAAGTAAAACTCACTTTTGACATTAAAGAAAATGATAAAGTAAAAGTAAAAAAAGTAACATTCCTAGGCAACAGAGCCTTGCTTGATTCTAAGCTTAAGGCTTCAATGCAAACACAAGAGGGTGGATTTTTTAGCTGGCTCTCTTCATCAGGTGGTTACAAGCAAGATGCCTTTGATCGAGATGTCAGTGTTTTAAATTATCTGTATTTCAATGAAGGTTATGTACAAGTTAAAATCGATCGACCTCAAGTATACGTGAGCCCTGATAAACGCAGTATATCAATTACTATTCGTATCGAAGAGGGTGAGCAGTTTAGCGTCGGAAAAGTTGATTTCGCAGGGGATCTTCTTTTTTCAAAAGAAGAATTATTTGAATCAACAGAAATTCAAAAATCAGGAATCTTCGTATACGAAACACTCCAAAAAGATCTTAAGACATTGCAGTTTAAATACGGTGATTTGGGTTACGCATTTGCCAATATTATTCCAAAAACTACCATTCGTGAGAAAGAGCGATTGGTTGATATTTCTTTTGAAGTTGAAAAGGGTCAAAAAGTTTACTTCGGCACAATAACAGTTACCGGAAATACCAAAACACGAGACAAAGTTGTGCGTCGTGAATTGAAAATTCGCGAAGGTGAACTGTATAATGAGACACGTAAACGTAAATCAGAAGAGAACGTAAAACGTCTTGGTTATTTCAGCGAAGTTATCTTTAACACTTCAACACCTCCTGATAGTCCAACGATATTGAATATGGATATTCAAGTAAAAGAGAGAAGTACTGGAACAATTCAAGTAGGTGCTGGTTATAGCACAATTGGTGGGTTCTTATTTCAAGGTCAAATCAATCAGACAAACTTATTTGGTAAAGGCCAGGTATTGGGTTTTTCACTTAATGTGAATTCGTTAGGACAAACCTATAATTTAGGTTTTACAGAGCCTTATTTTTACGACACCGAATGGTCACTTGGATTTGATGGTTACAAGGCCCTTAATAAACGCGCAAATTATGATGAAGTAAAAGGCGGCGGTGATATTCGTTTAGGTCACCCTATTGCTGAATATCTCAATGGCTACATCACTTACAAACTCGATGGCACCGAAGTACATATGGATCCCTATGCGGATTTGAATTTATATGATCCAAAAACAGTAAGTGGTATTACAAGTTCAATTACAGGTTCTGTGGTCTATGATCAGCGAAATGATCGTTGGGCTCCAACAAATGGATATTTTGCCAGCATTTCTATGGAGCAAGCCGGTGGCCTATTAGGTGGTACAAAAGAATATACAAAAGGTCTTGGTAACGCTCGGGCATATAAAGAAATTTTTTGGAAACTTGTAGTGCGTAACAATCTTAATTACGGTTTTATTACTGCACCTCAAGGTAAATCAGTTCCATTTAACGAACTATTTCTCTTGGGCGGTGCAAACAGTCTTCGTGGTTACAATTGGTTTAGCATTGGTAAAAAACGCTTGGCCACATGTTGTCAGCCTGGAACAAATAACGCAGCCGTTGCTCTAACATCGCCTCGACTTGTTTCATATGGCGGTACTCAAGAGCTCTTTTATCAAGGTGAGATTGAATTTCCTCTCGTGACTGAGGCCCAGATCAAGGGCGTTTTATTTTATGACGTTGGAACCGCTGATGATGCTATTTTGGTATCAGCATTACGTCAGGATATGGGATTTGGATTTAGATGGTTTTCACCAATCGGGCCGTTGCGCTTTGAATGGGGATTCCCGATTGATCGTCTCCCTGATGAATCGTTTAGTAATTTTGAATTTAGTATTGGATCACCCTTTTAAAAAGGAGAGTATTTCATGTTAAAGATTTTAGTTGGGTTTGTATTTCTTTTAAGCAGTATTGGTATGGCATCTGATGAGACGATAAAGATTGGTTACATCGATATGCAAAAAGCCATTCAGACAACAGATGCTGGGAAAAAAGCTAAGAAAGAATTAGAAACTGAATTTAATTCTAAGAAAAAAGATCTTCAAGATAAAGAAAAAGATCTTAAAAAACTCAGTGAAGACCTTGAAAAGAAAAGCATGGTCTTGAGTGATGAAGTTAAGCAAAAAAAACAACTTGAATTTCAAGAAGAGATGATTAAATACCGCGATCTCGTTGGCAAAAGTCAGCTCGCAATTCAAGAGCGTGAGCGTAACCTCACGCAGCCTATTTTAGAAAAACTTCGCAGCATCATTGGGGATATTGGTGAAAAAGAGAGTTACACCGTTATTCTTGAAAAAGCCGAAAATTCAGTTTTATGGGCAAAAAAGAAAATCGATCTCACTGATCGCGTAATTGCTGAGTTTAATAAGAAAAAGTAAAGGTGCGCGTAAAAGCGAGCAACCTGAGCAAAGAGTGTGATTGAAATTGAAGATGACGGCAGGAGAAGTCAGTCAAAAATTCAAAGCCGAGATCATTGGAGATCCGGGCTTTCTTATTGATGGGGTTGCTGATCCTGCTTTGGCTCACCCCCATTCTGCTTGTCTTATTGCCTCAGAGCAATATCTTGGCTCACTAAAAAAGAGCCAGTCAAAATGCTGGATTACGAATCAAAAACTTTTTAAATCATTAGATGAAAATCTCAAAAGCGATAAAGTTTTTATTTTGGCTGACAACCCGTTCGCACTTTTTGCTCATCTTATTTCGCATTTTTTCCCAACACCCAAAGCACGTGCTGGCATATCGCAAAAAGCAGATATACATCCTGAGGCAACAATTCACCCCACGGCACAAATAGAGGCCTTTGTAAGTATTGGCGCTAAGGCTCAAGTCGGAGCTCATGTTATTTTACATTCAGGTGTTTGGGTTGGTGAGGGTGCGGTCATTGGTGAAGGAAGTGTGTTATACAGTGGCGCAAAAATTTATCATCGCTGTATCGTCGGAAAGCGCAATGTGATTCACGCGGGGGCTGTCATCGGAAGTGATGGTTTTGGTTTTATTAAAAATAAAGGCGTGAATGAAAAAATCCCTCAAGTAGGGCGCGCGATACTTCATGACGATGTTGAAGTGGGGGCTAATTCTGCTATCGATCGAGGAACACTTGACGATACAGTCATTGGCGAAGGCACTAAGATCGACAATCTAGTTCAAGTTGGTCACAATTCAAAAATTGGTAAACAAGGTATCTTCTGTGCGTTTGTAGGTGTGAGTGGTAATACTATAGTTGGTGATAATGTATTAATGGCCGGGCAATCTGCTACCAAAGGGCATTTGCAAATTGGCGATAACGTTTCTGTTGGTGGTAAAACTGGTGTTACAAAAGATTTACCATCAAATGTTGTAGTGAAGGGTAATCCTCCACAACCGTTAAACGAATATTTGCGTACACGCGCACTTTATTTGCGATTACCTGAAATTTACAAAAGACTTTTACGTTTAGAAGAAAAACTGGGTGATAATTCGGGGGAACAGAAGTCATGATGATTGAAGATATATTAAAAAGATTACCGCACCGATATCCCTTTGTTCTAATAGACCGGATCACCCATATAGATCCTGCTCCACAAGGTACATGGATCGGTCGTAAAATTGAGGCCATTAAAAATGTCACGATCAATGAAAATTTTTTTCAAGGACATTTTCCCCATCGACCTATCATGCCGGGAGTTTTAATTATTGAAGCTATGGCACAGGCAGCGGCACTCATAGCCTATAGGCCAAGTAAACCAGGTGAAGTTTTAGATGTAATGATTGCGTCAATTGATAATGCGCGATTTAGAAAACCCGTGGTGCCTGGGGATCAACTTAAAATCAAAGTTGAAATTCTTA
It encodes:
- the lpxD gene encoding UDP-3-O-(3-hydroxymyristoyl)glucosamine N-acyltransferase, which encodes MTAGEVSQKFKAEIIGDPGFLIDGVADPALAHPHSACLIASEQYLGSLKKSQSKCWITNQKLFKSLDENLKSDKVFILADNPFALFAHLISHFFPTPKARAGISQKADIHPEATIHPTAQIEAFVSIGAKAQVGAHVILHSGVWVGEGAVIGEGSVLYSGAKIYHRCIVGKRNVIHAGAVIGSDGFGFIKNKGVNEKIPQVGRAILHDDVEVGANSAIDRGTLDDTVIGEGTKIDNLVQVGHNSKIGKQGIFCAFVGVSGNTIVGDNVLMAGQSATKGHLQIGDNVSVGGKTGVTKDLPSNVVVKGNPPQPLNEYLRTRALYLRLPEIYKRLLRLEEKLGDNSGEQKS
- the fabZ gene encoding 3-hydroxyacyl-ACP dehydratase FabZ, yielding MMIEDILKRLPHRYPFVLIDRITHIDPAPQGTWIGRKIEAIKNVTINENFFQGHFPHRPIMPGVLIIEAMAQAAALIAYRPSKPGEVLDVMIASIDNARFRKPVVPGDQLKIKVEILKDRGSIFYFHCDAYVDDQIVAEADMLAKCQPKKDNS
- a CDS encoding OmpH family outer membrane protein: MLKILVGFVFLLSSIGMASDETIKIGYIDMQKAIQTTDAGKKAKKELETEFNSKKKDLQDKEKDLKKLSEDLEKKSMVLSDEVKQKKQLEFQEEMIKYRDLVGKSQLAIQERERNLTQPILEKLRSIIGDIGEKESYTVILEKAENSVLWAKKKIDLTDRVIAEFNKKK
- the bamA gene encoding outer membrane protein assembly factor BamA, which produces MKIRKRIFLLSIFMWAMHLALPATNLLAAPQKKSKSKTVEALPKKTLMRNPRPVESSPGRAVVVSGTVSKISVTGTKKIEPDAIRAKLKSKVGEPITSESLRADVQSIYDMGYFYNVEVDKQSVGGGVELTYKITEKPSVVEIIYKGNDRVDKDDLQEAASLKQYTILDQNKIREAVDKMSKLYEDKGFFLARIQSKVEDVKPGEEVKLTFDIKENDKVKVKKVTFLGNRALLDSKLKASMQTQEGGFFSWLSSSGGYKQDAFDRDVSVLNYLYFNEGYVQVKIDRPQVYVSPDKRSISITIRIEEGEQFSVGKVDFAGDLLFSKEELFESTEIQKSGIFVYETLQKDLKTLQFKYGDLGYAFANIIPKTTIREKERLVDISFEVEKGQKVYFGTITVTGNTKTRDKVVRRELKIREGELYNETRKRKSEENVKRLGYFSEVIFNTSTPPDSPTILNMDIQVKERSTGTIQVGAGYSTIGGFLFQGQINQTNLFGKGQVLGFSLNVNSLGQTYNLGFTEPYFYDTEWSLGFDGYKALNKRANYDEVKGGGDIRLGHPIAEYLNGYITYKLDGTEVHMDPYADLNLYDPKTVSGITSSITGSVVYDQRNDRWAPTNGYFASISMEQAGGLLGGTKEYTKGLGNARAYKEIFWKLVVRNNLNYGFITAPQGKSVPFNELFLLGGANSLRGYNWFSIGKKRLATCCQPGTNNAAVALTSPRLVSYGGTQELFYQGEIEFPLVTEAQIKGVLFYDVGTADDAILVSALRQDMGFGFRWFSPIGPLRFEWGFPIDRLPDESFSNFEFSIGSPF
- a CDS encoding ABC transporter ATP-binding protein, which gives rise to MTRDNNILISARGIKKTYTSEPDPSLPKNAITKIDVLRGLDLDIYIGEAVCIMGSSGAGKSTLLHLLGALDRPSSGTVHFRQRDIFALNDDQLSVFRNKTMGFVFQFHHLLSEFTALENVMMPALIGGISFREARGSAEQLLKELGLQDRLHHRPATMSGGEQQRVAIARALVRQPAVVFADEPTGNLDQKNGQQVQNLLFELQKRRGLTLVTVTHDFEFARKFPKLKTMRDGQWH